ctggaggaaggcaggcagcaCTTGTGGGCCCAATGCCCAGAAAGatgggaggagggtctggggcaGGGCTAGGTTGGCGGCACCTGTTTTGGGTCTTCTGCAGAGCTGGTCCTCCCTGGGTTTCAAGAGCTGCTCGGATCACACAGAgggaatgggggttggggggtgggggggagtctgGAGAAACTGGCACATACACGACAGATGTTTGCTcagaaaaatacagtaaaatcgTCATGCAAAGATAACAGGGGTCTGCTTGCTCACGCCCCCAGCCTCTCGGCCTGCCTGCTGTTCTCAGGGTGGTGGGTTTAGGGTAGGGTGAGGGGCAGGTTTGTGGCTAGGGGAGTTCTGCTCTTCACATTCAGGCTGGccagtcccctcctctccctagaacagtcttttttttttctttattttctttatttattattatttttttttttttgcaaatgtcACCCCTGAgtgagctctgggctcagcccaccCCAAAGTCGATGTGATAGAGGTGTTCGGTCAAGTCTCCCCACCCTGGTCCTTCCCTAGACCCTACCCCCAAAAAGAGCCCCAGCTTTCCTGGTCAGAGCCCTCACAGAGCAAGTGAGATGTCtctctcccatcctcctcctcctcctcactccacAGTCACTCTCCAATCTCATGAAACCCCAAAGAGCAACAGGAATGAAGGACTCTGGAAGTTGGGGTCGAGCTGAGAAGGCTCTTCCCTGTTTCAACAGGAAGCTAAAGAGCACACAGGCAGGGGGCAGAAGTGCCCAGTACAGATGTCCCAATGCCCCACAGGCCCACTGCCCACTCAAAGGCAAAGGACAATGCCTTAGTCTAGTCTTGGGACTCAAGAACAGCCTCCAGAGCTTGTCCCCAGAAGCTCCTGGCTCTTGAGAAGGCTGCTGCCTGGCCAGGCCTCTTTTACCCCCCTCTGCCACCACCCACACTGAAAGGACTCCGGAGCTCAACGGTTGGTCAGTTGGTCGCTCTGGGCACCAACTGCCAGGCTCtgggttgccatggcaacagactagctagagaaggggaggggccagGAACCTGGCCTGCTCCCTGACCAGGGCAGTAGGAGGCACCTCACTATTTGTGCTTTGATTGGTGTTGGGAGTGGGTCAGAAAGAGGACTGTGGCCATTTCCATGGAAACATGGGACCCCCTCTCAAGCCAGGGGATAagacagggtggggtggggcagatgCCCTCCTGGGCAGGCTGAGATGCTGCAAACATCAGGAGCCAGGCAAGtggggtgcagggtgcagggagGGATCCCCACATTCTACATCATCTCCACACTGGCCCCAGACCTCATCACTCACTGTTGCTTCTCTGTGGTGGGTAGGAGtcccagagacccagagaaacTAGGGGCTGTGACATGGGGGCCTACACCTGAGATACCAGTGGGGAGCGGATCTACCCACCACCCCACACTCAGGCAGCTCCCCAGGGCTACTTGGAAGACACTTGAAGGGGGCTGGTGGCACcctttgcctctgcttctgtctggTCAGCAGGACATTGCTTACATTTGGCCACCCAGGGCTAGGGACCATAGCCTTTCACTTTGTAGATGTCCATGGACtttctaaagaagaaaagcaCCCGCCTGCTTCTGTCCCTAGACCCCTGAGACCACAACTTTGGAAGGAGTAGCAGATGAAGGGGACAGAGCCCAGAGGAGCAACTGGAAGCGGGGCCAGCACTGGGCCAGGAAGCTGGGAGACAGAGCTGTAACCTGTTGGGTGAGAGACCCCAGgggttcttttcctctctgtgggcCATCCATAGTGGGTGTCGAAGATGCCCACTGTCCACATGTTGCCAAATCTCCAAGGGAAATGTTCTCCAGCTTGGAGGATAGCCTTCCTGAACGAGAGGCCTATGGTTTGCTTCTACCCAAATCTCTCTTGCCACCAAACCCGCCTGAGTCTCAGGCCCcacaccctctctggcctctttcCCAGCCCAGCAAGTCccttgggcagcacagtagagacAACTGGTGTCAGTAGCAGGTTGTAAACTTTAAggaaaatgtttgttttcctgtCCGTTATTATTGGGTGTTGGTTACTTCACAGTCAGGTGGTggtcaagtgtgtgtgtgggtgcgtgtATGCGGGTGTGCATGTGCGTCCACTCCTAGGCCCGGGCCCCTTggccccaggctccttggcctgtcccCCGCCTCCCGGCCACCCTGTTGGGGGGCCCTTCCCCCCGAGTACCCCTGCCCTCCTCCCCATCACCTCACcggtgggggaggagagggtcaCAGCTTCTGCTGGGCTGAGACCCCCTTCCAGTAATCAAGGATGTCATGCAGGTCCTCATCCTTGGCAAACTGGACCTTCTTGCGCAGGGCATGGCCAGCAGCCATGTATACCTCCTCACGATGGTGCTTCTTGTAGGGCCGGAAACGCTCCCAGATCTTATGTGTGCTCTCAGACGAGTACTCAGGGCTGGAGGAATACCCTGAGTAGTAATGTCTGGGGGAGAGCTGCGAGTAGGTGGAGTCTCGCTTAGAGCGGGTCAGTGGCTTGAGGAAGGACACGCGCTGGCTCAGGCTGTCAGCGCCCTCCTCGTAGTAGAGAGCGGGGAAGCTATGCCGGTGCTCGCTGCAGTGGTAGGCCGGCTTCACCTCCAGGTGGTGAATGCCACCACCCCCCGTACTGCTTCCACTACTGCCCGTGGGCACCAGTGGAAGCCGGTCCAGCGGGCTGTTGAGGGGGCTGCCTTTCTCGATGTACTTGGAGTCGCTCTTGGCCAGTCCTGTGGGGGTTGGGTGGTCTGGCACATCCAGACTGAAGACCTTGGCGCTCTTGATGGAGCCACTGGATGACACGCTGCAGGTCTTGCGGGTCACTGCAGCGTCGGCACTCAGCTGGCGCTGCAGTGGGTGGTGGGAGCTCTCCTTGTAGGGGGGTGACAGGAAGCTGGGCCGCTCCAGCGCCCCAGGAGTGGCAGCTGAGGAGGCAGCAGGAGCCGCAGGGAGGGACTGGCACTCGAAGGCCAGATCGGAATCCCCCCCTCCGCCACTGCCACCCCCAAGGAAAGAGGCCGAATCCAGCTTGAGGGCATCGATGCAATTGTTAATGATCTGGTTGACCTTGTCCACTTCCTTGGCAATGGTAGAGATCTCAGCAGCTGAGCCCTGGCCATTTTCGACTTCTGGGAGTTCATCCTCAGGCCGGGCCAGGCTGTCCCCTGCAGCACCTGTGCGCACCTCAATATAGTTGCCTTTGGTAGCCACCTTGGGTGTGTCTAGCCCGGCCTCCAGACCCTTGGAGGTGGGCAGTTTCTCCCCGATCATGGAGGGGATAGAGGACATTCTGGCCACAGGCAGTACTGGTGGCTCGGCTAGCTTCTGTGCAGCGTGCACAATGGAGCCAGCATCCACATCGGCGCCATAGCGCATTTCCAAGATGGTCTTCTTGACATTGACagacttctgcttctcctcttgcATGCGCCGCTTGCGCAGGCAGTAGTAGACGGCTCCCAGCACAATGACCATGCCAAACAGGCAGCCCAGGATGGTCATGATGTAGTGTGTGGTGGTGGAGGTGCTGGGGGCCAGATCCCCAGGCACAAGGTCCCGAGTGGTAAAAGTTAGACAGGTGTGGTTGAAGCGGCGGCTGTTGCGCAGTGAGGTGACACAGAAGGTGTACTCAGTGTGCGCTCTCAGCTTGTCTAGCGTCACGATCTCTTTCTTGTTCTTGAGTGTCATGACGTCAGAGAAGTAGCTATTGTTGTACTGGACCAGCACATACATCTTGCTGTAAGGGTGTGGGATGATGACAATCAGGGTGGCCGAGGTGAAGGTGACTTGGTGCAACTTGATGGCTGGTCCAGCAGATGCGTCTGTGGTGGACGAGGCCGGAGGCTCCACTGAGAGGATCTCGTCAGGATTGAAGCCTGAGTTCTCGTCAGGCTCCCTCTGTGTATCCGTGGAATAGGGTGTGGGGTGACTGACGGGCCGGGCAGGCATTGAGCCGTTGCGGCACTTGGCCTGCAGGACAGTAATGGCATTGAGGCTGTGGTATGGTCGGGGCACGAGCAGTGGGTAACCAGCAAACTCCCTTGGTGACTCACACTGCAGGCGGTCATAGTTCTTGGTGACGTTGTTGAAGACCACAAGCCAGGCTAGGAAGCCGAAGAGGTCACACTCACAGTTAAAGGGGTTGCCGGCCAGCTCACACACCATCAGACTGGCCAGGCTGGCGAAGGTGGCGCCATCCAAACGGCTGAGGCGGTTGGAGGACAGGTCGATGCTGATGAGGCTGGGGCACTCGGAGAAGGCGGTGGGCGTCACCACCTCAATGAGGTTGTGCTGGACAAAGAGGAACTGCAGGCGGCTCATGCCACGCAGCATGCCCTCGGTCAGGTTGCTGAGCCGGTTGTAGCCCAGCTGCAGGACCTGCAGGCTTGTCTGGCCCAGGAAGGCACCATCCTCGATATAAGAAATCTCGTTCTTGGTGAGGTTGAGGTCCGTAAGGTTCCCGAAGCGATTGAGTGAGGAGTAGAGCACAGCTTTGAGCTTGTTCTCATTGAGTCGCAGGTCGTGCACAGTGCTGTTGATGTGCTGGGGGATGGTCTCATAGGGTGGCTGGTTCTGGCTGCAGATGGCCAGCCACACATAGCCCTTGTCCCCCTCGATGAGCCAGCAGTCAGCGTGCACAGCGCCTGGCTGGAACACGCACAGCAGCGCTGCCGCACACAGCCCCAGGCGCAGCATGGCCCAGGCTTTGGCCCCTTAGAGGCCCAGCTGGGGTGAAGGGCCGGAGCACAAGAGGGACCTAGCAGCCAGAGGCTGGAGCTAGTAGCACAGTCCTCCCCGGAGCCGTCACCATCTTGAGGGTGACCCCCAGCACAGGGGCCTTGGGCAGGACAGGCAGGACAGGCAGGATGGACACAGCTGGTGCCTGCTGCTCTGAAGGGCTAAGAGCAGGCAGTGGGCGTTGCTGTGACTCCAGATTCCCGATGGAAAAATATGCAGGGTTTCAGGCTTtgatgtcttcctcttcctcttcctcttcctcttcctcctcttccttccccttcccctgtgGTTCCAGGCTCAGACCTTCAAGCAGTTCCCACAGGACCCAGGAGTGCAACGCTGAGGGATGCTGAGCAAGACGGAGACAGGAAAAAGCCCATCTGTTCCTGTAAGGTAGCATCAAAAGACAGTGACAGATCAGTGTGAGGGCCTGGACCCACCCATTCAGGGTCCAGGGTAGGCCCCATTCCTCTTTTATAGAACCAGGGGCTCCGTGACAGCAAGGACCCCTTGGACCCTGCTTCCATAAAGCAAAAGAAGGCTGGGGTGGCAAGTCTCCCAGGACAGACTCAGGAGTTACCGTGTGGGTAGGGGTGGTTTGAGCaccaagacagaggagaaagactGGAGAGGACCGCGTGGGCACACGTGCATGGACACCCACCCTCCAGGGCACACCCGGCACGCAGTGTCCACATGCAACTGCTGGCCTGTATAAAGTCTATGAAACCAAAACTGCATGGGCTGCACATGGgagggacacacacatgcacgcacgcgcgcacacacacacaccctccctgcCATCTGTGTACATGACAGACGTGTCCACATATCCAAGTGGGCACCCCCAAATCCGGATAAGAATTAAGAAGCCCAGTGAAATGCCTCGTTCTCCATGCCCAAAGATAAATAATTCATTTGTTGTGTAACTGCTCTTGTTCCAAAAATAATTCCCTTGTCTCAGCTtccatgggggaggggagcagaacAGGCTGGCAGTGGGCCTCCCTTGTGGCAGGGGTGTGTAAGGGCCAGGGTCTCTGCAGAAGGAGGGCTGGTGCTGTGGGCAGAACTCAGCCAAAGGGGGAGGGGCAAAAGTAAGGGACTGTAGCCCACTCGCTAGCAGAAGAGGGCACATGAATCACAAAGAGGGTTCGGGACTTGGGACCACCTCATATCCTCTTCCGGAGTCAGAGGATCAGAGAAGGACGAGGCTTTGCACCAAGTGACATAGTAAAGCTGGGCCAGGATCAAGGTTCCTAAGACACTGACAGTCACCATAGTGAGGAGCCAGGGGGCCCTGTCTGCACATGAGCTGGGTAAATGGCACACGCTCTTAAATACTGCACTTCTGCAGTGCCAGGGAAGCCAGCCCTTTCCTGGGCCGGTGGATGGGAAGTGTCAAGGTGCCATTTGGCTGCTCATCCTGAGACACAGAAGACTGAGCAGCAAGCAGGGGGTCACAGCCCATGGCCCATCTGACTCATccttcactttccaccatgagaaaACCAGGCCCCAAAGCCCTGGGGAGCTTTGGCTGGGTACCCTTCAAGTTGCACACAGCCCAACCTGGCTCCAGCTCACACCCTGCACTCCAGACTCCAGAAACTGCGAAGGCCCTAGACAGCTGCATTCCAGCAAGGACAAAAGATGGTCAAGAGAAATCCACACTTGTTCCGGAAAGCCAGAGCAGTGTCCGCAAGAGCCAcctccacctcctgctcctcccccagGGAGACTCTAGGAAAAGAGagtgctttgaaaaaaaaaaaaaaaaaaaaaaaaaaaaaaaaaaaaaagaatgtctagACTTTGTGTTAAAGTGAAGCCAATTTAAAGCTGTGAGCagcagaggggaaagggagggaggcatGAGAACGCACCCGAGGAGGCTCCTGTGCCACTCAGTGCATGCTGAAGAGCCAGCTGATAAGGTCCAACCTGGGTCAGAGGCTGGCTCTGTAGCAGGCTGGGAaccttggaggccagcctgacaCACCTTTCTGCCCATTGTGGGGCTAAGTGTGAGAGTCACAAGGCTGCCCAGGCAGCTgacagccccccccccatcctcacCCATACCACACAACGCTCTCATAGCCGAAGACTTTGGCTTCTGTGAAACACGATGGCTTGTTTCCCACCATCAGCCAGATCATCTTTGAGGGGGCCGAGTCCTCTCAGTTGCTGTCTTGAGAAGCAGGGGCCAGCCTGTCCGAGAGCCCTCAGTCTGTAATGCAGTCCCTCCTCAGGCTGGGGGACCACACTGgtgtgcagatgcacacacaggtgcacagacACAAGGGCGTTGATGTATACACCGAGAGAGCGTGCAGGCTGGCACACACACGGgagtatgtgtgtgcgcacaggaCGTGTGCAGCAATAGCCaaccacagggacacatgctgCT
The window above is part of the Arvicanthis niloticus isolate mArvNil1 chromosome 13, mArvNil1.pat.X, whole genome shotgun sequence genome. Proteins encoded here:
- the Elfn2 gene encoding protein phosphatase 1 regulatory subunit 29, giving the protein MLRLGLCAAALLCVFQPGAVHADCWLIEGDKGYVWLAICSQNQPPYETIPQHINSTVHDLRLNENKLKAVLYSSLNRFGNLTDLNLTKNEISYIEDGAFLGQTSLQVLQLGYNRLSNLTEGMLRGMSRLQFLFVQHNLIEVVTPTAFSECPSLISIDLSSNRLSRLDGATFASLASLMVCELAGNPFNCECDLFGFLAWLVVFNNVTKNYDRLQCESPREFAGYPLLVPRPYHSLNAITVLQAKCRNGSMPARPVSHPTPYSTDTQREPDENSGFNPDEILSVEPPASSTTDASAGPAIKLHQVTFTSATLIVIIPHPYSKMYVLVQYNNSYFSDVMTLKNKKEIVTLDKLRAHTEYTFCVTSLRNSRRFNHTCLTFTTRDLVPGDLAPSTSTTTHYIMTILGCLFGMVIVLGAVYYCLRKRRMQEEKQKSVNVKKTILEMRYGADVDAGSIVHAAQKLAEPPVLPVARMSSIPSMIGEKLPTSKGLEAGLDTPKVATKGNYIEVRTGAAGDSLARPEDELPEVENGQGSAAEISTIAKEVDKVNQIINNCIDALKLDSASFLGGGSGGGGDSDLAFECQSLPAAPAASSAATPGALERPSFLSPPYKESSHHPLQRQLSADAAVTRKTCSVSSSGSIKSAKVFSLDVPDHPTPTGLAKSDSKYIEKGSPLNSPLDRLPLVPTGSSGSSTGGGGIHHLEVKPAYHCSEHRHSFPALYYEEGADSLSQRVSFLKPLTRSKRDSTYSQLSPRHYYSGYSSSPEYSSESTHKIWERFRPYKKHHREEVYMAAGHALRKKVQFAKDEDLHDILDYWKGVSAQQKL